Proteins co-encoded in one Anabas testudineus chromosome 8, fAnaTes1.2, whole genome shotgun sequence genomic window:
- the LOC113161461 gene encoding protein Tob1-like: protein MQLEIQVALNFIISYLYNKLPRRRVNIFGEELERQLKQKYEGHWYPDKPYKGSGFRCIHVGEKVDPVVEKAAKESGLDIEDVRNNLPQDLSVWIDPFEVSYQIGEKGPVKVLYVDDSNESAASSGGLDLDKEIKNSFNPDAQVFMPINEPVNGASPGSSSPSPPFGHSAAVSPTFMPRSTQPLTFTTASFAATKFGSTKMKSTGRGNNGNNSAANKVARTSPINLGLNVNSLLKQKAISTSMHSLYGLGLGAQQQHQKPSALSPNAKEFVFPSLQGQGSQSALFPGDSSLSLSPLQYSNAFDMFAAYGGLNDKSLMDGLNFSLNNMQYSNQQFQPVMAN from the coding sequence ATGCAGCTTGAAATCCAAGTAGCTCTCAACTTCATCATCTCATACCTGTATAACAAGCTGCCAAGAAGGCGGGTCAACATTTTTGGCGAGGAGCTTGAGCGGCAGCTGAAGCAGAAGTATGAAGGACACTGGTACCCAGACAAGCCATACAAGGGCTCAGGATTCAGATGTATCCACGTGGGGGAGAAGGTAGACCCTGTGGTGGAGAAGGCAGCCAAAGAGAGCGGGCTGGACATTGAGGATGTCCGCAACAACCTGCCCCAGGACCTCAGCGTGTGGATTGACCCCTTCGAGGTGTCTTATCAGATCGGAGAGAAGGGGCCTGTCAAAGTATTGTATGTTGATGACAGCAATGAAAGTGCAGCTAGTAGTGGGGGGCTTGATCTGGACAAGGAGATAAAGAACAGTTTCAATCCTGATGCACAGGTCTTCATGCCCATCAATGAGCCTGTGAATGGCGCCTCTCCGGGCTCCAGCtcaccctctcctcctttcGGCCACTCGGCAGCAGTCAGCCCCACATTTATGCCCCGCTCCACGCAGCCTTTAACCTTCACAACAGCCTCCTTTGCTGCCACCAAGTTTGGTTCCACTAAGATGAAGAGCACCGGACGCGGCAACAATGGCAACAACAGTGCTGCGAACAAGGTGGCACGTACCTCTCCCATCAACCTGGGCCTGAATGTGAACAGTCTCCTGAAACAGAAAGCCATCTCCACCTCCATGCACTCTCTGTACGGGTTGGGTCTCGGagcccagcagcagcaccagaaACCCTCAGCCCTGTCCCCCAATGCCAAGGAGTTTGTGTTCCCCAGCCTGCAGGGCCAGGGCAGCCAGAGTGCTCTCTTTCCCGGGGACAGCTCACTCAGCCTCAGCCCGCTGCAGTACAGCAATGCCTTTGACATGTTTGCGGCCTATGGTGGCCTTAATGACAAGTCCCTTATGGATGGCTTGAATTTCAGCTTGAACAACATGCAGTATTCTAACCAGCAATTCCAGCCAGTTATGGCCAACTAG